In [Leptolyngbya] sp. PCC 7376, a genomic segment contains:
- a CDS encoding DUF2232 domain-containing protein yields MTEYSSEATGTPEEINWVDLDELAPGSPTEVISPPTPASSSKHRRTLVLVETAFLASTASLIWLINFYFPIGPLLRLFFPLPIALVFLRWGSRAAWMATLVSGLLLSILMGPTRSIIYVIPYGIMGVQLGWMWRKQVGWEWSIALGTVLGTIGFFFRVWLLSFLLGEDLWVYVISQISELADWIFLHLGLLVQPNLMFIQLLAIAMLLLNSVLYLFVVHLVALVMLDRLGNPIPRPPYWVQVLIEYEE; encoded by the coding sequence GTGACTGAGTATTCTTCTGAAGCGACAGGAACTCCCGAAGAGATTAATTGGGTTGACTTAGATGAATTAGCTCCCGGTAGCCCGACAGAAGTTATTTCGCCACCAACACCGGCATCTTCATCGAAGCATCGCCGTACCCTTGTGCTAGTGGAAACGGCTTTTTTGGCGAGTACAGCAAGTCTAATTTGGCTGATTAATTTTTATTTTCCGATCGGGCCACTGTTGAGGTTATTTTTTCCGTTGCCGATCGCCCTTGTCTTTTTACGGTGGGGATCACGGGCAGCATGGATGGCAACGCTCGTATCAGGGTTACTACTCTCGATTTTGATGGGGCCAACCCGCAGCATTATTTACGTAATTCCCTATGGAATTATGGGTGTGCAGCTGGGGTGGATGTGGCGTAAACAGGTCGGCTGGGAATGGTCGATCGCCCTCGGAACAGTATTGGGCACAATTGGCTTTTTCTTTCGGGTTTGGCTACTGTCTTTTCTACTCGGCGAGGATTTATGGGTTTACGTCATCTCTCAAATTTCGGAGTTGGCAGACTGGATATTTTTACATCTAGGGTTATTAGTACAACCAAATTTGATGTTTATTCAGCTCTTGGCGATCGCCATGTTGCTTTTAAACAGTGTGTTGTATCTCTTCGTGGTGCATCTGGTGGCGCTAGTAATGCTAGATCGTCTTGGAAATCCGATTCCGCGGCCTCCCTACTGGGTGCAGGTTTTGATTGAGTACGAAGAATAA
- a CDS encoding ankyrin repeat domain-containing protein: MQVFLDLISISLLFMAILVVITGGLNALFGWNLAISVRSTVPTMALPDDFTTVIALAIALLLLSGFFYAIADLKRTGAFLKKYRWPVFAGVVVAIAASVISLANFAPHLPLELAVQSSDEEKAMELLEQRDYPAEVLNDLIYWSLKYEDFELTKAMVAKGADLEHRRGEFNTTLLQSAVLYFPSTATDFLIGQGVDVNVQDDYERTALHHLLSYREGNIENTDEAEILAIAETLVEAGAKIDLKSEFDETPLDIAKSKNYDTIVSFLESL; encoded by the coding sequence ATGCAAGTTTTTCTGGATCTAATCAGTATTTCGCTCCTATTTATGGCTATCCTCGTCGTGATTACAGGTGGCCTAAATGCGCTTTTTGGTTGGAATTTAGCCATTAGTGTGAGGTCAACGGTACCGACAATGGCTCTCCCTGACGATTTCACCACGGTTATCGCATTGGCGATCGCCCTACTTTTACTCAGTGGATTCTTTTACGCCATTGCAGATCTCAAACGCACAGGGGCATTTCTCAAAAAATATCGTTGGCCAGTGTTTGCAGGAGTTGTGGTGGCGATCGCCGCAAGTGTGATTAGCCTCGCAAATTTTGCGCCGCATTTACCATTAGAATTAGCCGTCCAGAGTAGCGATGAAGAAAAAGCGATGGAGCTTTTGGAACAGCGTGATTATCCAGCGGAAGTGCTGAATGATTTGATTTACTGGTCGCTCAAATATGAGGATTTTGAGTTGACCAAAGCGATGGTGGCCAAAGGTGCAGATTTAGAACATCGACGCGGTGAATTTAATACGACGCTTTTACAAAGTGCTGTACTGTATTTTCCGTCAACGGCGACTGATTTTTTGATTGGGCAAGGGGTGGATGTAAATGTCCAAGATGATTATGAACGAACCGCTCTGCACCATTTACTGAGTTATCGGGAAGGCAATATTGAGAATACTGATGAGGCCGAAATTCTGGCGATCGCCGAAACTTTAGTAGAAGCTGGCGCAAAGATAGACCTTAAATCCGAATTTGACGAAACGCCCCTGGACATTGCGAAATCTAAAAACTATGACACTATTGTGAGCTTTTTGGAATCGCTATAA
- a CDS encoding PH domain-containing protein, producing MTKALFFKAPWCQALTYITAGTGVLLVAAVIVLLVVAQLNPNPFFYFTAALLIVVIVLSAAFMVRGYEIAGDRLVIQRLGWQTEIALNDLTSATYDPEAMDKSLRLFGNGGFFAFVGKFRNKKLGNYDAYATAPRLSVVLEIGDKKTVVITPEKPEQFVENLPVT from the coding sequence ATGACAAAGGCATTATTTTTTAAAGCTCCGTGGTGTCAGGCCCTGACTTATATAACTGCAGGAACAGGGGTTTTGCTGGTGGCAGCAGTCATTGTTTTACTCGTGGTGGCGCAGCTGAACCCGAATCCTTTTTTCTATTTTACGGCTGCTCTCTTGATTGTAGTGATTGTGCTGTCAGCGGCATTTATGGTGCGAGGCTATGAGATAGCAGGCGATCGCCTCGTCATTCAGCGATTGGGTTGGCAGACTGAAATTGCTCTTAATGATTTAACCAGTGCGACCTATGATCCAGAAGCCATGGATAAGTCATTACGACTGTTTGGGAATGGTGGTTTCTTTGCATTTGTCGGCAAGTTCCGGAATAAAAAATTGGGGAACTATGATGCTTATGCCACTGCGCCACGTCTATCGGTTGTGCTAGAAATTGGCGACAAAAAAACGGTTGTCATTACTCCTGAAAAGCCAGAGCAGTTTGTTGAAAATTTGCCTGTAACCTAA
- a CDS encoding methyltransferase domain-containing protein — MSSKLYQQIREFYDESSGLWESIWGEHMHHGYYGQGGTIQVNRRQAQIDLIEEFLAWGNVKAVENFVDVGCGIGGSTLYLADKFGAKGVGITLSPVQANRATERATEQNLQTQAEFKVADALNMPFRDGEFDLVWTLESGEHMPNKRQFLQECTRVLKPGGKLLMATWCHRPTDSVAGSLTPQEQKQLEDLYRVYCLPYVISLPDYAAIATECGLENIVTADWSTAVAPFWDQVIDSAVKPDAIFGVLKAGWKTVQGALALDLMKSGFRRGLIRYGLLQATKPFK, encoded by the coding sequence ATGTCCTCAAAGCTTTATCAACAGATCCGCGAATTTTATGATGAGTCCAGTGGGCTTTGGGAATCAATCTGGGGAGAGCATATGCACCACGGCTATTACGGTCAGGGCGGCACAATTCAGGTTAACCGTCGGCAAGCTCAAATTGATCTCATCGAAGAGTTTTTAGCTTGGGGCAATGTCAAAGCAGTCGAAAATTTTGTCGATGTTGGCTGCGGTATCGGCGGTAGCACTCTGTATCTAGCAGATAAATTTGGCGCAAAAGGAGTTGGGATTACGCTCTCGCCAGTGCAAGCCAATCGTGCAACAGAAAGGGCAACGGAGCAGAATCTACAAACTCAAGCAGAATTTAAAGTGGCAGATGCCCTCAATATGCCGTTTCGGGACGGGGAATTTGATTTGGTTTGGACGCTCGAAAGTGGGGAACATATGCCCAATAAGCGCCAGTTTTTGCAGGAATGTACTCGCGTCCTGAAGCCGGGTGGCAAATTGCTTATGGCGACTTGGTGTCATCGTCCGACTGATTCTGTGGCGGGCAGTCTCACTCCTCAAGAACAAAAACAGCTCGAAGATCTCTATCGGGTGTATTGTCTGCCTTACGTGATTTCGCTGCCAGATTATGCGGCGATCGCCACAGAGTGCGGTTTAGAAAATATTGTTACGGCGGATTGGTCAACGGCGGTTGCACCATTTTGGGATCAAGTAATTGACTCTGCGGTAAAACCCGATGCTATTTTTGGAGTGCTCAAGGCAGGCTGGAAAACAGTCCAGGGAGCCTTGGCGCTTGATCTGATGAAGAGTGGATTTCGACGTGGCTTAATTCGATACGGCCTATTGCAAGCGACCAAGCCTTTCAAATAA
- a CDS encoding FAD-binding oxidoreductase: MTLTAAPDIDIKQWQDCHPRWHETFQRVSRLEPEALLVPHNQGALCRIIQDAQQKQKRLIPCGNGTKLAWGGVAKQIDWLVSTQKLNRIVDHAVDDLTITVEAGVTLKTLQTHLRQHNQFLPFDPAFPDEATMGGIVATANAGSWRQRYGGVKDLLLGITVVRADGQLAKAGGKVVKNVAGYDLMKLFTGSYGSLAIATELTFRLYPQQQLIKTVLLTGNQTQIDTAQRRLLNSVLTPSRADLLAPALMQKLDLTENFGMLVRFAAIPESVDAQIAELGAIANDCGLGIEHHPETLWDTLTEQIYSYPVSCKIGLLPHQACNFLATVERLTDGQAIASIHCKSGLGLVAFPHEKFLRQFQDLRRYCEQHQGFLTMLDAPYSTKIQFDPWGYGGNALPLMKKIKAQFDPQQLFSPGRFVGGI, encoded by the coding sequence ATGACCTTGACCGCAGCTCCCGACATCGATATTAAACAATGGCAAGATTGTCATCCCCGCTGGCACGAAACGTTTCAGCGGGTTTCTCGTCTGGAGCCAGAAGCTCTACTGGTACCCCATAACCAAGGGGCTCTGTGTCGCATAATCCAGGATGCCCAGCAGAAACAGAAACGTCTCATCCCCTGCGGCAACGGTACAAAATTAGCGTGGGGCGGCGTCGCAAAACAGATTGACTGGCTGGTCAGCACTCAAAAACTCAATCGCATTGTGGATCATGCCGTCGATGATTTGACGATTACCGTAGAGGCTGGGGTCACTCTCAAAACCTTACAAACTCATCTCCGCCAACACAATCAGTTCTTACCCTTTGATCCAGCTTTCCCCGACGAGGCAACAATGGGTGGCATTGTCGCCACCGCGAATGCAGGTAGTTGGCGACAACGGTATGGCGGTGTCAAAGATTTATTGCTCGGCATCACGGTAGTTCGTGCCGATGGTCAACTAGCCAAAGCAGGAGGCAAAGTCGTCAAAAATGTGGCGGGCTATGACCTCATGAAACTTTTTACAGGTTCATACGGCAGTTTGGCGATCGCCACCGAACTCACGTTTCGCCTTTACCCGCAACAGCAACTCATTAAAACGGTCTTACTGACGGGCAACCAAACTCAAATCGACACAGCCCAACGCCGACTTTTAAATTCTGTGTTGACTCCAAGTCGCGCCGATCTTTTGGCCCCGGCACTGATGCAAAAACTGGATCTCACAGAGAATTTCGGGATGCTCGTCCGATTTGCAGCTATTCCAGAAAGTGTTGACGCACAAATTGCAGAGCTTGGGGCGATCGCCAACGATTGTGGACTTGGCATAGAACATCACCCCGAAACACTTTGGGACACCTTGACTGAACAGATTTATAGTTATCCGGTGTCTTGCAAAATAGGTCTTTTACCGCATCAAGCCTGTAATTTTTTAGCGACTGTTGAACGTTTAACTGATGGCCAGGCGATCGCCAGCATCCATTGCAAAAGCGGCTTAGGATTAGTCGCATTTCCTCACGAAAAATTTCTGCGACAATTCCAGGATCTACGTCGTTATTGTGAACAACATCAAGGCTTTTTAACGATGCTCGATGCCCCCTACAGTACAAAAATACAATTTGATCCTTGGGGTTATGGCGGCAATGCTCTACCTCTTATGAAAAAAATCAAAGCGCAATTTGATCCACAACAACTTTTCAGTCCTGGGCGTTTTGTCGGCGGGATTTAG